TGAGCGATGAGACCCCAACCGACAGCGACGGCTCCAGCGATGACGAGCTGGTCGACGATCTCGGCATCGCCGGCAAGATCGGGACGTACACCCCTCCAGGAGGAGACCCCGAGCCCTGCCGCATCCGGGGTTCGCGTCGCGTCACCACGAACCGCTGTCGAATGCTCATCCGCGTCGAGGACAACGACCGCATCATCGACACGGATGGAACGCGCGTCCAGGTCAAAGGGGTGCTGTGAGCCGATGCCGACCGAATGGCAGTCAGCCAACCTCGAAGAGCGACCGTGTTTCCCCGACCTCAAAGCAGACATCGGCGAAGACCCGGCGCGGTTTCTCGCGGAGCCGCTGGAGCCGGACGCCGGCGACGGAGCGTCGGGGATGCTCGCCCTCGCTCGCATCCGCGGCCTGGAGACGATCACCAAGGTCCGGGCGTTCCGAGCGGTCGAGCGAGCACTCCATGACGGCGAACGGCAGGCGATCAAAGACGCGCTCGACAAGCGCGAACGAGAGTTATCGAACGAGGTTCAATGAACGCATGACGGACCTATCCCACCAAGAGCGCAAGGAACGCATTGCACGAGATGGCGGAGACCCGAACGACACGGTCTGGCGAGCGGGATCACAGGGCGCGTACCACGAAGACCGCGACTGTACCCGACTCTCAGCCACGAAATCGAAAGAAGCAACCCGAAAAGAGGCTCAAAAGCGGTTCTGCTACCCGTGTGGGTTCTGTGTCCTCGGAGAATTCAAAGAGGGATCGTCAAATCGTTCTCCTCGACGAGAGACAGAACTCACAGTCCCCGACGAGCTGTCGGACTCCGACGTCGCGAGTAAACTCGTGTGGCTTCAACTCGCGATCAACGGGGCGCTCTCCACAGCTGAACTAATCGACCAGACAAAGCTTTCGCGAAGCTCCGTTGATCGTGGTGTCAACACGCTTCGTGAGAGGGGGTTAGTCAATTCGATGCCTGATCCG
The sequence above is drawn from the Haloferax sp. Atlit-12N genome and encodes:
- a CDS encoding helix-turn-helix domain-containing protein, which encodes MTDLSHQERKERIARDGGDPNDTVWRAGSQGAYHEDRDCTRLSATKSKEATRKEAQKRFCYPCGFCVLGEFKEGSSNRSPRRETELTVPDELSDSDVASKLVWLQLAINGALSTAELIDQTKLSRSSVDRGVNTLRERGLVNSMPDPTDARRQQHRLVSPP